One genomic region from Rhodococcus sp. SBT000017 encodes:
- a CDS encoding AbrB family transcriptional regulator: MIRWSLLVLVTVGLTVGADALGIPSAALFVALLVAVVFALAGWAPTTGTERAPLPRRLGMVAQAVLGVEIGTLVQQDTLSSLGDAWLPVLLACVGTLLLSIAAGALLGLRKDIDSLTGALALVAGGASGLVAIAQELGGDERVVAVVQYLRVVLVTTTLPLAATLVFSAQPGQSTMLADSGAPLYVDLAFVLVCGGVGVLLALALRFPAPALLGPLIASTCADVAGVSFDASVPTLLLWAAYIVIGWQAGLRFTVASLKSISRVLPAALMLIIAVTVGCAMLGLWLASATGTSGYEGYLATTPGGVYAVLAIAASTGANVTFVVAAQIIRVFMMLFAVPMGAKVVQHYRRDRPE; the protein is encoded by the coding sequence TTGATTCGCTGGTCGCTGCTGGTTCTCGTCACCGTCGGCCTGACCGTCGGCGCGGATGCTCTGGGGATTCCGTCGGCAGCACTGTTCGTCGCGCTGCTGGTGGCGGTGGTCTTCGCTCTCGCAGGCTGGGCACCGACCACGGGCACCGAGCGCGCTCCGCTGCCACGACGGCTCGGCATGGTGGCGCAGGCGGTGTTGGGCGTCGAGATCGGGACGCTGGTGCAGCAGGACACACTCAGCTCGCTCGGCGACGCCTGGTTGCCGGTGCTGCTGGCATGCGTCGGAACACTTCTGTTGTCCATCGCCGCGGGTGCATTGCTGGGACTGCGGAAGGACATCGATTCACTGACCGGCGCGCTGGCACTGGTGGCAGGCGGCGCGTCGGGCCTGGTGGCCATTGCCCAGGAACTCGGCGGCGACGAACGCGTCGTGGCGGTGGTGCAGTACCTGCGGGTCGTTCTCGTCACCACCACCCTGCCGCTGGCGGCGACGCTGGTGTTCAGTGCGCAGCCCGGTCAGTCGACGATGCTCGCAGATTCCGGAGCTCCGCTGTACGTGGACCTGGCCTTCGTGCTGGTCTGCGGCGGGGTGGGAGTCCTGCTCGCACTGGCGCTTCGATTTCCCGCGCCGGCGTTGCTGGGGCCGCTGATCGCTTCCACGTGCGCCGACGTTGCCGGGGTGTCGTTCGACGCATCGGTTCCCACGTTGCTGCTGTGGGCGGCGTACATCGTGATCGGATGGCAGGCAGGTCTGCGGTTCACCGTCGCGAGCCTGAAGTCGATCTCGCGGGTGCTGCCCGCAGCGCTGATGTTGATCATCGCCGTCACGGTCGGCTGCGCGATGCTCGGATTGTGGTTGGCCTCGGCAACGGGCACCAGCGGATACGAGGGCTACCTGGCGACCACCCCGGGCGGGGTGTACGCGGTGTTGGCCATAGCGGCATCGACCGGAGCGAACGTCACGTTCGTCGTGGCCGCGCAGATCATCCGGGTGTTCATGATGCTGTTCGCGGTACCGATGGGAGCGAAGGTAGTCCAACACTATCGACGAGATCGACCCGAGTGA
- a CDS encoding DUF2505 domain-containing protein, producing MHAALTSEDQWEARFAKAKKTDGYELTKHDDGGLTVDISEEVGTSELPGFVTKVIKGKLIVSRTDHWGPLEGDRAEGTLTGGTTGLPAKVKGTLSLRPNGTGAKLIVKGDSTVKIPIVGGKIEDLINKMIKDMIDQETGQTLEWVAAQQS from the coding sequence GTGCATGCAGCACTCACCAGCGAGGACCAGTGGGAGGCGCGCTTCGCCAAGGCGAAGAAGACGGACGGGTACGAGCTGACCAAGCACGACGACGGCGGCCTGACCGTGGACATCTCCGAAGAGGTCGGCACCTCCGAACTCCCCGGCTTCGTCACGAAGGTGATCAAGGGAAAGCTGATCGTCTCGCGCACCGATCACTGGGGACCACTCGAAGGCGACCGGGCCGAGGGGACACTGACCGGCGGCACCACCGGATTGCCCGCGAAGGTGAAAGGCACCCTGTCGTTGCGCCCCAACGGCACCGGCGCGAAACTGATCGTCAAGGGTGACTCGACCGTGAAAATCCCCATCGTGGGCGGCAAGATCGAGGACCTGATCAACAAGATGATCAAGGACATGATCGATCAGGAAACCGGCCAGACCCTGGAATGGGTTGCGGCGCAACAGAGCTAG
- a CDS encoding DUF2252 domain-containing protein: MSGLGKGHTVVTDSADVDSASFASLRARPLPRAERYELGRRLREKVPIASLGDWTPPADRPDPVKQIEYSHQGRIEWLIPTRLERMVESPYGFLRGTAIVMARDVAMLPSTGINPVISGDAHLGNFGFYASPERDLVIDLNDFDEAHPGAWEWDLRRLAASIWVAGRQNGRTEDQCRDAVTACVSAYRIEVARLADEPLMSRSFQRLTAEKLQRDATEGSLRKEIKRATKKARRRTSDRVLPRFTEKHEGKRRIVEEPPITTRISAKDEELLAVGLDEYLLTLTPHWRRVLGGYTLIDVAHRVVGVGSVGLRAYVALLEGTSEDDVVFLQLKQARRSVLAPYVHGESAWHDHQGQRVVEYQQDLQTVSDPLLGWTTIAGRQYYVRQFRNMKGTIDLSSIDAPALVDYARVVGRLLAKGHARTSGASMISGYTGDSDQLDVALGRFAQLYADQTEADWERLSATRM, from the coding sequence ATGTCCGGCTTGGGAAAAGGTCACACGGTCGTCACCGACTCGGCAGATGTCGACAGCGCGTCGTTCGCCTCGCTGCGCGCCCGTCCTCTCCCCCGCGCCGAACGCTACGAACTGGGTCGACGCCTACGCGAGAAGGTACCGATCGCCTCCCTGGGTGACTGGACCCCACCGGCGGATCGACCCGACCCGGTCAAGCAGATCGAATACTCGCACCAGGGCCGCATCGAATGGCTGATACCGACGCGCCTCGAGCGGATGGTCGAGTCCCCGTACGGATTTCTGCGGGGCACGGCCATCGTCATGGCTCGGGACGTGGCGATGCTGCCGTCGACCGGCATCAACCCGGTCATCAGTGGCGACGCCCACCTCGGCAATTTCGGCTTCTACGCCTCACCCGAACGCGACCTCGTCATCGACCTCAACGACTTCGACGAGGCCCACCCGGGTGCCTGGGAATGGGATCTACGACGCCTCGCCGCGAGCATCTGGGTGGCCGGTCGGCAGAACGGCCGCACCGAGGATCAGTGCCGCGACGCCGTCACCGCCTGTGTGTCCGCGTACCGAATCGAGGTGGCCAGACTTGCCGACGAGCCGCTGATGTCGCGTTCGTTCCAGCGTCTGACGGCCGAGAAGCTGCAGCGCGACGCCACCGAGGGGTCGTTGCGCAAGGAGATCAAGCGCGCCACCAAGAAGGCGCGTCGACGCACCAGTGACCGCGTTCTGCCGCGTTTCACCGAGAAGCACGAGGGCAAGCGCAGAATCGTCGAGGAGCCGCCGATCACCACGCGCATCTCGGCGAAGGACGAGGAACTTCTCGCCGTCGGACTGGACGAGTATCTGCTCACCCTCACCCCACACTGGCGTCGAGTGCTCGGTGGATACACGTTGATCGACGTGGCGCACCGCGTGGTCGGCGTCGGCAGCGTCGGCCTGCGGGCGTACGTGGCTCTGCTCGAGGGCACCAGCGAGGACGACGTCGTGTTTCTGCAGCTCAAGCAGGCCAGACGCTCGGTGCTTGCGCCGTACGTGCACGGCGAATCGGCCTGGCACGATCATCAGGGGCAACGCGTCGTGGAGTATCAGCAGGATCTGCAGACCGTCAGCGATCCGCTGCTGGGCTGGACGACCATCGCCGGACGGCAGTACTACGTGCGGCAGTTCCGCAACATGAAGGGAACGATCGACCTGTCGTCGATCGATGCACCCGCGCTGGTCGACTACGCACGGGTGGTGGGCCGACTGCTGGCCAAGGGACATGCGCGTACCAGTGGCGCGTCGATGATCTCGGGATACACGGGCGATTCCGATCAGCTCGACGTCGCTTTGGGCCGATTCGCGCAGCTGTACGCGGATCAGACGGAAGCCGACTGGGAGCGATTGAGCGCTACGCGCATGTGA
- a CDS encoding o-succinylbenzoate synthase, which produces MIPAIDDVLDGAHVLSMPMRTKFRGITTREVMLVHGPAGWGEFSPFPEYDDVESAPWLASAIEAAWDGPPSPLRRRIPVNATVPAVAASDVAAVLSRSPGAETAKVKVAEKGQTLADDVARVRAVRELVPRVRVDANGGWSVDEAVAALTALTADGPLEYAEQPCASVPELVEVRRRVPGVRIAADESIRRAEDPMKVVRAGGADIAVLKVAPLGGMRALLELAGELGEYGVPVVVSSALDSAVGISSGLAAAAALPHLEFACGLGTGALFVRDVASAPEVIDGTYPVGSLEPDAEALIELDADADRTQWWIDRVRRCHALLR; this is translated from the coding sequence ATGATCCCCGCGATCGACGACGTTCTGGACGGCGCGCATGTGCTCTCGATGCCGATGCGGACCAAGTTCCGCGGCATCACCACCCGCGAGGTGATGCTCGTTCACGGACCGGCCGGGTGGGGTGAGTTCTCACCGTTTCCCGAGTACGACGACGTCGAGTCGGCTCCGTGGTTGGCGTCGGCGATCGAGGCCGCGTGGGACGGCCCGCCGAGCCCGTTGCGCCGACGCATCCCGGTGAACGCGACCGTTCCTGCCGTCGCGGCCTCCGACGTGGCAGCGGTGTTGAGCCGGTCTCCCGGTGCCGAGACGGCCAAGGTGAAGGTGGCCGAGAAGGGGCAGACCCTCGCCGACGACGTCGCTCGAGTGCGTGCCGTGCGCGAGCTGGTTCCGCGGGTACGGGTCGACGCCAACGGGGGTTGGAGCGTCGACGAAGCCGTGGCGGCTCTGACAGCCCTGACCGCCGACGGTCCACTCGAGTACGCCGAGCAGCCGTGCGCGTCCGTGCCGGAGCTGGTCGAAGTTCGGCGCCGGGTGCCCGGGGTGCGGATCGCTGCCGACGAGAGCATTCGCCGGGCCGAGGATCCGATGAAGGTCGTCCGTGCAGGCGGAGCCGACATCGCGGTGCTCAAGGTGGCTCCGCTCGGCGGGATGCGGGCTCTGCTCGAGCTGGCCGGGGAGCTGGGGGAGTACGGCGTGCCGGTGGTGGTGTCGAGTGCTCTGGACTCGGCTGTGGGTATCTCGTCCGGGCTGGCCGCAGCCGCTGCGCTGCCGCACCTCGAATTCGCCTGCGGTCTGGGAACGGGCGCACTGTTCGTTCGAGACGTCGCATCTGCGCCGGAGGTGATCGACGGAACGTATCCGGTCGGCAGCCTCGAACCCGACGCCGAGGCACTGATCGAGCTCGATGCCGACGCCGATCGCACGCAGTGGTGGATCGATCGAGTTCGGCGCTGCCACGCCCTTCTGCGGTAG
- a CDS encoding glycosyltransferase family 1 protein: MRVAIVAESFLPNMNGVTHSVIRVLEHLDKTGHDAIVIAPDNPSGPRAATWHDDVPVHRVPSLMVPKVSSLPVGVPGLGMVSAMRAFAPDVVHLASPFLLGAGGLAAANRLDVPAVAVYQTDVAGFAASYGLGLTSKAAWRWTRRLHRGAARTLAPSTSAVDALELHGIPRVHRWARGVDAVRFAPSAKSQTLRSQWRAGDKLIVGFVGRLAPEKHVERLAVLATDPSIQLVIVGGGPDTAALQTLMPGAIFTGQLGGDELARAYASFDIFVHPGEHETFCQAVQEALASGVPVIGPDAGGPRDLVSHCRNGYLLPVDKFTELLPSAVGALAEPTTRARFGNAARKSVLHRTWPAICDELISHYYDVQGITAPRVQKIA; the protein is encoded by the coding sequence GTGCGAGTAGCCATCGTTGCGGAATCGTTCTTGCCCAACATGAACGGCGTCACCCACTCGGTGATCCGTGTCCTCGAACACCTCGACAAGACGGGGCACGACGCGATCGTCATCGCCCCGGACAATCCGTCCGGCCCCAGAGCCGCGACGTGGCACGACGACGTTCCGGTGCACCGGGTGCCGTCGCTCATGGTCCCCAAGGTCAGTTCGCTGCCCGTCGGTGTTCCGGGCCTCGGCATGGTCTCGGCGATGCGTGCCTTCGCCCCCGACGTTGTGCATCTGGCGTCACCGTTCCTGCTCGGAGCGGGTGGCCTCGCCGCCGCCAACCGACTGGACGTGCCCGCGGTCGCCGTCTATCAGACCGATGTCGCGGGTTTCGCCGCCAGCTACGGCCTGGGCCTCACCTCGAAAGCCGCGTGGCGCTGGACCAGGAGACTGCACCGCGGCGCGGCCCGCACCCTGGCACCGTCCACCTCGGCCGTCGATGCGTTGGAGCTGCACGGCATCCCGCGCGTGCACCGGTGGGCGCGAGGAGTCGACGCCGTCCGCTTCGCACCCTCGGCCAAGTCACAGACGCTCAGAAGTCAGTGGCGAGCCGGCGACAAGCTGATCGTCGGCTTCGTCGGCAGGCTCGCCCCGGAGAAGCACGTCGAGCGGCTCGCCGTCCTGGCCACCGACCCGTCGATCCAGCTGGTGATCGTCGGCGGCGGACCCGACACCGCGGCGTTGCAGACCCTGATGCCGGGCGCGATCTTCACCGGACAACTCGGCGGTGACGAACTCGCTCGGGCCTACGCCAGTTTCGACATCTTCGTCCACCCCGGCGAACACGAAACTTTCTGCCAGGCAGTACAAGAAGCCCTCGCCAGTGGCGTTCCCGTCATCGGACCCGACGCAGGCGGCCCGCGCGATCTGGTCTCGCACTGCCGCAACGGATACCTGCTGCCGGTCGACAAGTTCACCGAGCTGCTGCCCAGTGCCGTCGGAGCCCTCGCCGAACCCACCACCCGGGCACGCTTCGGCAATGCAGCCCGCAAATCGGTGCTGCACCGAACCTGGCCTGCCATCTGCGACGAGCTGATCTCGCACTACTACGACGTGCAAGGCATCACAGCTCCGCGGGTGCAAAAGATTGCTTGA
- a CDS encoding DinB family protein: MTGAFKVLVDDDRTQLEAFIEDYRIAIEATLDGLNEEQARERLVPSATTLLGLLKHVTWMQRVWFEECVGGGSRVALGLVRSPEESFVVDDGDTIAGVIAAHRQACATARAVVADVPLDAVVTGHRSGPRTVHWVYLQVLRELAHHCGHADILREQILSS; the protein is encoded by the coding sequence GTGACGGGTGCATTCAAGGTGCTGGTGGACGATGATCGTACTCAGCTCGAGGCGTTCATCGAGGACTACCGGATCGCGATCGAGGCAACCCTCGATGGTCTCAACGAGGAGCAGGCACGAGAACGGTTGGTCCCTTCGGCCACAACGCTTCTCGGATTGCTGAAGCATGTGACATGGATGCAGCGAGTGTGGTTCGAGGAATGCGTAGGGGGCGGGTCCAGGGTCGCGCTGGGTCTGGTTCGCAGTCCTGAAGAGTCCTTCGTTGTCGACGACGGTGACACCATCGCAGGTGTCATCGCGGCGCACAGACAGGCGTGCGCAACTGCTCGAGCGGTGGTAGCCGACGTGCCACTCGATGCCGTCGTGACAGGTCATCGAAGCGGGCCTCGAACGGTCCACTGGGTATATCTTCAGGTGCTGAGGGAATTGGCCCACCACTGCGGCCATGCCGACATCCTTCGTGAACAGATTCTCTCATCCTGA
- the menD gene encoding 2-succinyl-5-enolpyruvyl-6-hydroxy-3-cyclohexene-1-carboxylic-acid synthase: protein MNPSTAQATAVVDELARSGIRDVVLCPGSRNAPLAFALQEADVAGRLRLHMRIDERTAGFLAIGLSLGSGQPVPVVMTSGTAVANLGPAVLEANYARIPLIVISANRPYEMLGTGANQTIEQLGLFGSQVRATISLGLAEEGPKQNSQWRSAVSRVIAAARGARSGNAGPVHFDIPLREPLVPAIGDPGARPEGRPDGLPWTSTTQATLDVPVELDLTVDTVVVSGHGGAVRPELAGLPTVAEPTAPLHGIPLHPLALAQLKPRQAVITGRPTLHRQVSALLADPAVDVIALTTGPRWPDVSGNVLATGTRAVTTGAPDPAWIARCAALSEKADLAVHEQLREHPKPTGLHVADVVMSALQPGDQLVLGASNPVRDAALVAIPNPDVKVLSNRGVAGIDGTVSTAIGAAMAGKRRTVALLGDLTFLHDAAGLLIGTGEPRPDDLTIVVANDDGGGIFELLEQGDPQYAGVFERVFGTPHGMDLGALCGAYRVEHRLVDLADLATELTGHATGIRVLEVTTERSGLRDLHAAIRAHL from the coding sequence GTGAATCCGTCCACCGCACAGGCCACCGCAGTCGTCGACGAACTGGCGCGCAGCGGGATCCGAGACGTCGTGTTGTGCCCCGGCTCGCGGAACGCCCCGTTGGCGTTCGCGTTGCAGGAGGCGGACGTCGCCGGCCGCCTGCGGTTGCACATGCGGATCGACGAGCGAACCGCCGGCTTTCTGGCCATCGGCCTGAGCCTGGGCAGCGGTCAGCCCGTTCCCGTGGTGATGACGTCGGGAACCGCGGTCGCCAATCTGGGGCCTGCGGTTCTCGAAGCGAACTACGCCCGCATTCCGCTGATCGTCATCAGCGCCAACCGCCCGTACGAGATGCTCGGCACCGGCGCGAACCAGACCATCGAGCAGCTCGGCCTGTTCGGATCTCAGGTTCGCGCGACGATCAGCCTTGGGCTCGCCGAGGAAGGGCCCAAGCAGAACAGTCAGTGGCGCAGTGCGGTCTCGCGGGTCATCGCCGCAGCGCGCGGTGCACGCTCCGGCAACGCCGGGCCGGTGCACTTCGACATCCCGCTGCGCGAGCCTCTGGTGCCTGCGATCGGAGACCCCGGCGCGCGTCCGGAGGGTCGGCCCGACGGCTTGCCGTGGACCTCCACCACCCAGGCGACACTCGACGTGCCCGTCGAACTGGATCTGACGGTCGACACCGTGGTCGTCTCCGGTCACGGCGGTGCCGTGCGTCCTGAGCTGGCCGGGCTGCCGACCGTCGCCGAGCCGACCGCACCCCTGCACGGAATCCCGTTGCATCCCTTGGCTCTTGCGCAGTTGAAGCCGCGCCAGGCCGTCATCACCGGGCGGCCGACGCTGCATCGCCAGGTCTCGGCTCTGCTGGCCGACCCTGCAGTCGACGTCATCGCGCTCACCACCGGACCGCGCTGGCCAGACGTCTCCGGCAACGTCCTGGCCACCGGCACGCGCGCAGTGACCACCGGAGCTCCCGACCCGGCCTGGATCGCGCGCTGCGCCGCTCTGTCCGAGAAGGCCGACCTGGCTGTGCACGAACAGCTTCGAGAGCATCCCAAGCCGACGGGGCTGCACGTGGCCGACGTGGTGATGTCCGCGTTGCAGCCCGGAGATCAGCTGGTGCTCGGAGCCTCCAACCCCGTGCGCGACGCGGCCCTGGTGGCGATTCCGAACCCGGACGTGAAGGTTCTCTCCAACCGCGGCGTGGCCGGTATCGACGGCACCGTCTCGACGGCCATCGGTGCCGCGATGGCCGGAAAGCGGCGCACCGTGGCACTTCTCGGGGATCTGACCTTTCTGCACGACGCGGCGGGCCTACTCATCGGCACCGGTGAACCGCGTCCCGACGACCTGACGATCGTGGTCGCCAACGACGACGGCGGCGGCATCTTCGAGCTCCTCGAACAGGGTGACCCGCAGTACGCGGGTGTATTCGAGAGAGTGTTCGGCACACCCCACGGCATGGACCTCGGTGCGTTGTGCGGTGCCTACCGCGTGGAGCACCGACTGGTCGACTTGGCCGATCTGGCAACCGAACTCACCGGCCATGCCACGGGAATCAGGGTGCTGGAAGTGACCACCGAGCGGTCGGGGTTGCGGGATCTGCACGCGGCGATCCGCGCCCATCTCTAG
- a CDS encoding PaaI family thioesterase — MTDPIELDRDYDHHGGFPRFVPAKVGPEYGQLLEALRTVQDLAVSTSLPAEVTEAAADKARELIELLTPHVVAEGRQTAGRVPRLPGRGSLLLMPWIIEKIDADGVRSRGMFRRFHLGGNSAAHGGTLPLLFDDLFGLVQHAYGRPISRTAYLHINYRKVTPLNTELIVEGAVDRVEGRKTFINARLTDLDGNLLADCEALMVQLLPGQQ; from the coding sequence ATGACCGACCCGATCGAGCTCGACCGCGATTACGACCACCATGGAGGCTTCCCGCGTTTCGTGCCCGCGAAGGTGGGGCCGGAGTACGGGCAGCTGCTCGAGGCCCTGCGCACGGTGCAGGATCTCGCGGTGTCCACCTCGTTGCCGGCCGAAGTGACCGAGGCAGCTGCGGACAAGGCTCGGGAACTGATCGAGCTGTTGACCCCGCACGTGGTGGCCGAGGGCCGCCAGACCGCCGGGCGAGTTCCACGTCTGCCGGGTCGCGGTTCGCTGCTGTTGATGCCGTGGATCATCGAGAAGATCGACGCAGACGGTGTCCGAAGTCGGGGGATGTTCCGTCGTTTCCATCTCGGTGGAAACTCCGCCGCGCACGGCGGCACACTGCCGCTGCTGTTCGACGACCTCTTCGGTCTCGTCCAGCACGCCTACGGCAGGCCCATCAGCCGGACGGCGTACCTGCACATCAACTACCGCAAGGTGACGCCGCTGAACACCGAGCTGATCGTCGAGGGCGCGGTGGATCGGGTCGAGGGACGAAAGACGTTCATCAACGCTCGGCTCACGGATCTGGACGGCAACCTGTTGGCCGACTGCGAGGCGTTGATGGTGCAGTTGCTCCCGGGGCAGCAATGA
- a CDS encoding siderophore-interacting protein, translating to MAKYLKPEHPAFYRLHVLAADRISSGFVRITLGGESLSNYRYMGYDQWFRLFLPQPGQREPRIPSSTSKLWYAQYLTFSKDTKPVVRNYTVRDFRPAGQGTFSEGAEMDVDFVVHGGEHGGEAGPASSWAAHAVPGDRVAILDEGRIYNPDIETPWQLLVGDESAAPAILGILRSSPEDLRAVVFIEVPTEADVQDHHVPPGVELNWIVRPNSRAKPGDAALAAVQKAELPGGTPFVYVAGEQGLATGLRRYLVNDRAVPKSSICFTGYWKFGKAAG from the coding sequence ATGGCCAAGTACCTCAAACCCGAGCACCCGGCGTTCTACCGTCTGCACGTTCTCGCAGCCGATCGGATCAGTTCCGGGTTCGTCAGAATCACCCTCGGGGGCGAGTCGCTCTCGAACTACCGGTACATGGGATACGACCAGTGGTTCCGACTGTTCCTGCCGCAACCCGGCCAGCGCGAACCCCGCATTCCCAGCTCGACCTCCAAACTCTGGTACGCCCAGTATCTGACCTTCTCCAAGGACACCAAGCCGGTGGTCCGCAACTACACCGTCCGCGACTTCCGGCCCGCAGGCCAGGGCACGTTCAGCGAGGGTGCGGAGATGGACGTGGACTTCGTCGTACACGGCGGCGAACACGGCGGTGAAGCAGGTCCAGCGTCGTCGTGGGCTGCGCACGCCGTTCCCGGGGACCGCGTCGCGATTCTCGACGAGGGACGCATCTACAACCCGGACATCGAGACCCCATGGCAACTGCTCGTCGGCGACGAGAGTGCAGCTCCGGCGATTCTCGGAATACTGCGATCCTCGCCCGAGGACCTGCGGGCCGTGGTGTTCATCGAAGTCCCCACCGAGGCCGACGTCCAGGATCACCACGTGCCGCCGGGCGTCGAGCTGAATTGGATCGTGCGCCCCAACTCGCGCGCCAAGCCCGGTGATGCGGCGTTGGCCGCCGTGCAGAAAGCCGAGCTTCCGGGCGGCACCCCGTTCGTCTACGTGGCAGGCGAGCAGGGTTTGGCGACGGGCTTGCGCAGATACCTGGTGAACGACCGCGCAGTGCCGAAATCCAGCATCTGCTTCACCGGATACTGGAAGTTCGGTAAAGCCGCCGGATAG
- a CDS encoding flavin reductase family protein translates to MRTVFRPDEVAPGRFYQLLTASVVPRPIAWVSTVSADGVANLAPYSFFTVSSTVPPVVQFTSVTRKDSLRNIEATGEFVVNLATAPLVDQVNSSSASFDHGVSEFEAVGIESEPSTVVTPPRVAAAPIAIEAKLHRVVEVGNCFVVMGNVVALSVRPEFLAEDGLPEFDAIAPLSRLGRSEWGLPPEVREIERPS, encoded by the coding sequence GTGCGTACAGTCTTTCGGCCCGACGAGGTCGCTCCCGGTCGCTTCTACCAGCTCCTGACCGCTTCGGTGGTACCTCGACCCATCGCCTGGGTCTCCACCGTCTCGGCCGACGGTGTGGCGAACCTCGCGCCATACAGCTTCTTCACTGTCTCGTCGACTGTGCCGCCCGTCGTGCAGTTCACGTCGGTGACCCGCAAGGACAGTCTTCGCAATATCGAGGCCACCGGCGAGTTCGTCGTGAATCTGGCGACGGCACCGTTGGTGGATCAGGTCAACAGCAGCTCGGCGAGCTTCGATCACGGCGTCAGCGAATTCGAGGCCGTCGGGATCGAGAGCGAGCCCAGCACCGTCGTGACGCCACCGCGCGTCGCGGCCGCTCCGATCGCCATCGAGGCGAAGCTGCATCGCGTCGTGGAGGTGGGCAACTGCTTCGTCGTCATGGGCAACGTCGTCGCCCTGTCGGTGCGTCCCGAATTCCTCGCCGAGGACGGCCTCCCCGAGTTCGACGCCATCGCCCCGCTGAGCCGCCTCGGCCGTTCCGAGTGGGGGTTGCCGCCCGAGGTTCGTGAGATCGAGCGGCCTTCTTGA
- a CDS encoding glutaredoxin domain-containing protein: MRDAKLWGLISLGAVAGFALVNFGNIASSIVVMVLAVVFVLVLTTPVLYPRSLSDDASRIQATERSVPLIYWRPGCIFCLRLRVALLLRGKKAVWMNIRKDPAGVGPAERPFNAAAARVRSVNDGNETVPTVFVGSEHRTNPNPSWVLAQFV; the protein is encoded by the coding sequence ATGCGTGATGCCAAGCTGTGGGGCCTCATTTCTCTCGGCGCAGTGGCCGGGTTCGCGTTGGTGAACTTCGGCAACATCGCGTCCTCGATCGTGGTGATGGTGCTCGCCGTCGTGTTCGTTCTGGTTCTGACGACGCCGGTGCTCTACCCGCGTTCTTTGTCCGACGACGCCTCGCGCATTCAGGCGACGGAGAGATCGGTGCCGCTGATCTATTGGCGTCCGGGATGCATCTTCTGCCTGCGGTTGCGGGTTGCGCTGTTGCTGCGCGGAAAGAAAGCCGTGTGGATGAATATCCGCAAGGATCCGGCAGGAGTGGGGCCTGCGGAACGACCATTCAACGCTGCGGCCGCGCGGGTTCGGTCGGTCAACGACGGAAACGAGACCGTTCCGACGGTCTTCGTGGGCTCCGAACACCGCACCAACCCGAATCCGTCGTGGGTGCTCGCGCAATTCGTGTGA
- a CDS encoding DUF6918 family protein, protein MVAALKDSLLDESKADALRVDVLALIDAEVADKKGASGLAVKGGYGAVKKVGPSYIDNAVSALWPDFVDKLDPFWQSYNAAPQGTFGQYLAANGDAASDALLSVTDARIEETDKSVVKKFYGSLRGSAKKNVTEALPRVGDLVAKHA, encoded by the coding sequence GTGGTTGCTGCACTCAAGGATTCGCTGCTCGACGAGTCGAAGGCCGACGCTCTGCGCGTCGATGTCCTGGCACTGATCGACGCGGAGGTCGCGGACAAGAAGGGCGCGAGTGGACTCGCGGTCAAGGGGGGATACGGCGCGGTGAAGAAGGTCGGGCCGTCGTACATCGACAATGCGGTCTCGGCTCTGTGGCCCGATTTCGTCGACAAGCTGGACCCGTTCTGGCAGTCGTACAACGCTGCCCCGCAGGGCACGTTCGGTCAGTACCTCGCCGCCAACGGCGACGCCGCATCCGACGCGCTGCTCTCGGTCACCGATGCGCGCATCGAGGAGACCGACAAGTCCGTCGTCAAGAAGTTCTACGGCAGCCTGCGTGGCTCGGCGAAGAAGAACGTCACCGAGGCACTGCCGCGCGTGGGTGACCTGGTCGCCAAGCACGCCTGA
- a CDS encoding DUF3592 domain-containing protein, whose amino-acid sequence MTDTDRASRTLYRTRLVVFVVAIAISVLAVLLVVGAWRNDVTIDSDKGTATAEVLSAGKLRSAVSFITPDGVTHNPALGVLYPTNLIAGQRIEVEYYKADPDVELVRVAGRDATVAIVPAGSVIVVTWLIAGPVLFWLRRKETNNA is encoded by the coding sequence GTGACCGATACCGACAGAGCCAGCCGAACGCTGTACAGGACCCGGCTGGTCGTGTTCGTGGTCGCCATTGCGATTTCGGTCCTTGCCGTGCTTCTGGTGGTCGGAGCCTGGCGCAACGACGTCACCATCGATTCCGACAAGGGCACCGCCACGGCCGAGGTGCTGTCCGCGGGCAAGTTGCGCTCGGCCGTCAGCTTCATCACCCCCGACGGCGTGACACACAACCCGGCGCTCGGCGTGCTGTATCCCACCAACCTCATCGCCGGTCAACGCATCGAGGTCGAGTACTACAAGGCCGACCCGGACGTCGAGCTGGTTCGCGTCGCGGGCCGTGACGCCACCGTCGCTATCGTTCCGGCCGGATCCGTCATCGTCGTCACCTGGCTGATCGCCGGCCCGGTGCTGTTCTGGTTACGTCGCAAGGAGACGAACAATGCGTGA